A genomic segment from Arcobacter acticola encodes:
- the rhuM gene encoding RhuM family protein → MQKNKSNLVIYSDGELELKISVTDETIWLTQAQLSDIFEKDQSVISRHINNIFKDNEVDEKSNMQKMHIANSDKPVSFYSLDIVLAVGYRTNSSKAIKFRQWATSVLKNYIQNGYVINSDKITNDRFVSLENELILLKSKVENISNSLENKTLKPKQGIFYNGQIFDAYVFINDLFKIALDEIILIDNYIDETVFTLFSKYPNIKIKIYTKIISKQLKLDLQKYKTQYQNIELLEFKNSHDRFLILDKKEIYHIGASLKDLGKKWFAFSKFDIENFDILKRLN, encoded by the coding sequence ATGCAAAAAAATAAATCTAATTTAGTGATTTATAGTGATGGAGAACTTGAATTAAAAATATCTGTAACTGATGAAACTATATGGCTTACTCAAGCTCAATTAAGTGATATTTTTGAAAAAGACCAAAGTGTTATTAGTAGGCATATCAATAATATTTTTAAAGATAATGAAGTAGATGAAAAAAGCAATATGCAAAAAATGCATATTGCAAATTCTGATAAACCAGTAAGTTTTTATAGTTTAGATATTGTTTTAGCTGTAGGATATAGAACAAACTCTTCAAAAGCTATTAAATTTCGTCAATGGGCAACATCTGTATTAAAAAATTATATTCAAAATGGCTATGTTATAAATAGTGATAAAATTACAAATGATAGATTTGTATCATTAGAAAATGAATTAATACTTTTAAAATCAAAAGTAGAAAATATTTCAAATTCACTTGAAAACAAAACTCTAAAACCAAAACAAGGAATATTTTACAACGGGCAAATTTTTGATGCTTATGTTTTTATCAATGATTTATTTAAAATAGCACTTGATGAAATAATTTTAATAGATAACTATATAGATGAAACAGTATTTACTCTTTTTTCAAAATACCCAAATATTAAAATCAAAATCTATACAAAAATTATTTCAAAACAATTAAAGTTGGATTTACAAAAATACAAAACTCAATATCAAAATATAGAACTACTAGAATTTAAAAACTCTCACGATAGATTTTTGATACTTGATAAAAAAGAGATTTATCACATTGGAGCTAGTCTTAAAGACTTGGGCAAAAAATGGTTTGCTTTTTCAAAGTTTGACATAGAAAATTTTGATATTTTAAAAAGACTAAATTAA
- a CDS encoding iron-sulfur cluster assembly scaffold protein: MAKNSLISGSIWDEYSNQVVNRMNNPSHQGEITEERAAALGAKLIVADFGAESCGDAVRLYWAVDEANDKILESKFKSFGCGTAIASSDVMAELCIGKTVDEAVKITNIDVEKALRDNPETPAVPPQKMHCSVMAYDVIKKAAAEYKGVDMESFETEVIVCECARVSLGTIREVIRINDLTTVEQITDYTKAGAFCKSCIKPGGHEEKEYYLVDILKDVRAEMSEEKMKTAADASASGTLSFDKMTLVQRIKAIDSVLDSDIRPMLVMDGGNMEIIDIKENLPHYDLYIRYLGSCSGCSSGSTGTLYAIESVLQQKIDENLRVLPI, translated from the coding sequence ATGGCAAAAAATAGTTTAATTAGTGGATCTATTTGGGATGAATACTCAAATCAAGTAGTAAATAGAATGAATAACCCATCTCACCAAGGTGAAATCACAGAAGAAAGAGCAGCAGCACTTGGAGCAAAACTAATTGTTGCAGACTTTGGAGCTGAATCATGTGGTGATGCTGTAAGATTATATTGGGCAGTTGATGAAGCTAATGATAAAATCTTAGAGTCAAAATTCAAATCTTTTGGTTGTGGTACTGCTATCGCATCTTCTGATGTTATGGCTGAACTTTGTATTGGTAAAACAGTTGATGAAGCTGTAAAAATTACAAATATTGATGTTGAAAAAGCATTAAGAGATAATCCAGAAACTCCAGCCGTTCCACCTCAAAAAATGCACTGTTCAGTTATGGCTTATGATGTTATTAAAAAAGCAGCAGCTGAGTACAAAGGTGTTGATATGGAATCTTTTGAAACTGAAGTAATCGTTTGTGAATGTGCAAGGGTTTCATTAGGAACAATTAGAGAAGTTATTAGAATCAATGACTTAACTACTGTTGAGCAAATTACTGATTATACAAAAGCAGGTGCTTTTTGTAAATCATGTATCAAGCCAGGTGGACATGAAGAAAAAGAGTACTACCTTGTTGATATTTTAAAAGATGTAAGAGCTGAAATGTCAGAAGAAAAAATGAAAACAGCAGCTGATGCAAGTGCTAGCGGAACATTATCATTTGATAAAATGACTTTAGTTCAAAGAATTAAAGCAATTGATTCTGTATTAGATTCTGATATTAGACCAATGCTTGTAATGGATGGTGGAAATATGGAAATTATTGATATTAAAGAAAATTTACCACATTATGATTTATATATCAGATACTTAGGTTCATGTTCAGGATGTTCGTCAGGATCTACTGGAACTTTATATGCAATCGAATCTGTATTACAACAAAAAATTGATGAAAACTTAAGAGTTTTACCAATTTAA